From one Thermatribacter velox genomic stretch:
- the gyrB gene encoding DNA topoisomerase (ATP-hydrolyzing) subunit B, with product MKMNAGDSLYSAEKIKVLEGLDAVRKRPSMYIGNVGLEGLHHLIFEVVDNSIDEALAGYCDEIKVILHTDGSVTVADNGRGIPTDIHPEAGRPAVEVVLTKLHAGGKFDKGVYRVSGGLHGVGISVVNALSEWLEVEIAQAGKIWKQRYRRGVPIENLRPISVTDHTGTKIRFKPDPEIFQDTNFHFDIVAQRLKELAFLNEGLTIQLVDERSGKERKYHFKGGIKSLVEHLNRGKNTIHPEPIYFSENKDDIKIEVALQYNDGYLENVLSFANNIRTAEGGTHVVGFKTALTRVINDYIARYELVKNKDEYPNGSDVREGLCAVVNILLPEPQFEGQTKTKLGNAELKSLVEETTMRFLSTFFEENPGIARAIVNKVLQSVRARQAARKAREIARKKNSIESTSLPGKLADCVEKDPLKSEIFIVEGDSAGGSAKQGRDRQFQAIMPLRGKILNVEKASMSRILSSEEIRNIVAALGCGLGADFSEKKLRYHKIIIMTDADVDGAHIRTLLLTFFYRYMRPLIEEGYIYIALPPLYRVREGKNDYYAYSDQELESLLKNLKGKKYSIQRYKGLGEMNPEQLWMTAMNPETRTLKKVTLEDALEAEEIFSILMGDAVDPRREFIREHAREVVNLDI from the coding sequence ATGAAGATGAATGCAGGAGATTCCCTATATAGCGCAGAAAAAATAAAAGTTTTGGAAGGACTGGACGCAGTAAGAAAGCGTCCAAGTATGTATATTGGCAACGTTGGGCTGGAAGGTTTGCACCATCTTATTTTCGAGGTGGTGGACAACAGTATTGACGAGGCGCTTGCTGGTTACTGTGATGAAATAAAGGTGATTCTCCATACCGACGGAAGCGTCACCGTGGCCGATAACGGTAGGGGTATTCCTACTGATATCCATCCCGAAGCTGGAAGACCAGCTGTTGAGGTGGTACTTACCAAACTTCATGCCGGTGGGAAGTTCGATAAGGGTGTATACCGGGTTTCTGGTGGTTTGCACGGAGTCGGTATTTCAGTTGTTAACGCCTTGTCAGAGTGGCTGGAAGTTGAAATTGCGCAAGCAGGAAAAATCTGGAAACAGAGATATAGAAGGGGTGTACCCATTGAAAACTTGAGACCAATTAGTGTCACCGATCATACAGGTACTAAAATTCGCTTTAAGCCAGACCCCGAGATTTTCCAGGACACGAATTTCCATTTCGATATTGTTGCTCAACGCCTTAAAGAGCTTGCCTTCTTGAATGAGGGCTTAACGATACAGCTCGTTGATGAACGCAGCGGTAAAGAGCGCAAATACCACTTTAAAGGTGGAATTAAATCGCTGGTGGAGCACCTGAATCGGGGTAAAAACACTATTCACCCAGAACCCATTTATTTTTCTGAAAACAAGGATGACATAAAGATAGAGGTGGCTCTCCAGTATAATGATGGCTATCTTGAAAATGTGCTCTCTTTCGCCAACAACATCCGCACGGCGGAAGGTGGTACCCACGTTGTAGGTTTTAAAACGGCCCTGACTCGGGTAATTAATGATTACATTGCCAGGTACGAATTAGTTAAAAATAAAGATGAGTACCCCAACGGCAGCGACGTAAGAGAGGGCTTATGTGCGGTAGTCAATATCTTACTTCCAGAACCCCAATTTGAAGGTCAAACCAAAACCAAACTGGGCAATGCAGAATTGAAGAGTTTAGTGGAAGAGACTACTATGCGGTTTTTGTCTACCTTTTTTGAGGAAAATCCGGGTATTGCACGCGCCATTGTGAATAAAGTTCTTCAGTCAGTCAGAGCTCGTCAGGCGGCTCGCAAGGCGCGAGAAATAGCCCGTAAAAAAAACAGTATTGAATCTACCAGTTTGCCCGGGAAGCTGGCTGACTGCGTTGAGAAGGACCCGTTAAAATCGGAAATATTTATTGTGGAAGGGGATTCTGCGGGTGGTTCAGCCAAACAGGGTAGGGACCGTCAGTTCCAGGCTATAATGCCCTTGCGAGGTAAGATTCTTAATGTGGAAAAAGCCAGTATGAGTCGGATACTGTCGAGCGAGGAAATTCGTAACATTGTGGCGGCACTGGGCTGCGGTTTGGGAGCTGATTTCTCGGAAAAAAAATTACGGTATCACAAAATCATCATTATGACTGATGCAGATGTTGATGGAGCGCATATCCGTACCCTGCTTTTAACCTTTTTTTACCGCTATATGAGGCCGCTCATTGAGGAGGGCTATATTTATATTGCTCTACCTCCGCTTTATAGGGTGCGGGAAGGGAAGAACGACTATTATGCTTACAGCGATCAGGAGTTGGAGTCTCTGTTGAAAAATTTGAAGGGAAAGAAATACTCTATCCAGCGCTACAAAGGTCTTGGAGAAATGAACCCCGAGCAGTTGTGGATGACTGCTATGAATCCTGAGACCAGAACTCTGAAAAAGGTTACTCTTGAGGACGCCCTGGAAGCGGAGGAAATCTTCAGTATTTTAATGGGAGACGCGGTCGATCCACGGCGCGAATTTATCCGGGAGCACGCTCGAGAAGTTGTTAATCTCGATATTTAG
- a CDS encoding DciA family protein has product MPDEEGTTRFFCKEPVLIGNILEEVLEKQGLSGKVAIYRAVGSFQDLFPEIASFCEALRFVKGTLYIRVAEPTRVLEVRGREEEIKEKFKKEGIVVDRLKIFCG; this is encoded by the coding sequence ATGCCTGATGAGGAGGGCACCACTCGTTTTTTTTGTAAAGAACCTGTCTTGATTGGCAATATTTTAGAGGAAGTCCTTGAAAAGCAAGGTTTATCTGGTAAAGTTGCTATTTACCGTGCGGTTGGCAGCTTTCAGGACTTGTTCCCGGAAATAGCGTCTTTTTGTGAAGCACTGCGTTTTGTGAAGGGTACCCTCTACATAAGGGTTGCAGAACCAACCCGGGTGCTCGAGGTGAGAGGTCGGGAAGAGGAAATCAAGGAAAAATTTAAAAAAGAGGGAATTGTTGTTGATAGGTTGAAAATATTCTGTGGTTAA
- a CDS encoding DNA replication/repair protein RecF, with amino-acid sequence MYFERLALLNWRNIEDTELTFGKRFNVFWGGNAQGKSNLLEAIFFLGRGFSPRGNRNEDFIRWGKAQAYLGATIRDGELFFKKEVKIGLEARDWRLDNRKEKKRDCVVGYFPDDLEIISGNPFKRRQFLDEAISFISPTYRLLLKTYGDILQQRNCLLKQPLNRELLDVYTEKIAEVGSRIVKARLKYLALLSPFFEKYRERIEDKASKVILRYRTSGYAVNGEIEIGDALFKALGDALPLDRERGFTSCGPHRDDLEFIRENRNLRSFASWGEQKTLALALRLAEASVIKSTKGYGVVILLDDVFSDLDEERRRFLLRDVFREEQVFITTTELQWKKLLPEEETWSFYLERGRVIKDA; translated from the coding sequence ATGTATTTTGAAAGGCTTGCTCTTTTGAATTGGAGGAATATAGAGGACACGGAACTCACTTTTGGAAAGCGTTTTAACGTCTTTTGGGGGGGTAATGCTCAAGGAAAGAGTAATCTCTTAGAAGCTATTTTTTTCTTGGGACGAGGTTTCTCGCCTCGCGGGAACCGTAATGAAGATTTTATTCGCTGGGGAAAAGCTCAAGCTTATCTTGGCGCCACTATTAGAGACGGTGAGTTATTTTTTAAAAAAGAGGTTAAGATAGGACTTGAGGCGAGGGATTGGAGACTGGATAACCGGAAAGAGAAAAAGAGAGATTGTGTGGTAGGGTATTTCCCCGATGATTTGGAGATAATTTCTGGCAACCCTTTTAAGAGACGTCAGTTCTTGGATGAGGCTATTTCCTTTATTTCTCCAACTTATAGACTGCTTTTGAAGACTTACGGGGATATCCTTCAGCAAAGAAATTGTCTTCTCAAGCAACCACTTAATCGAGAGCTACTCGACGTATATACTGAAAAGATAGCAGAGGTGGGCTCCAGGATTGTAAAGGCTCGTTTAAAATATCTGGCCTTATTATCGCCTTTCTTTGAAAAATACCGCGAAAGGATAGAAGATAAGGCCAGTAAAGTTATTTTACGATATCGCACTTCAGGGTATGCCGTAAACGGGGAAATAGAAATTGGGGATGCTTTGTTTAAAGCTCTTGGAGATGCTCTTCCTCTTGACAGAGAAAGGGGTTTTACTTCCTGTGGTCCTCATCGCGATGACTTAGAGTTTATCAGAGAGAATAGAAACTTAAGGAGTTTTGCATCCTGGGGAGAACAGAAAACTCTCGCTTTAGCTCTACGCCTTGCTGAAGCGAGTGTGATAAAATCTACCAAGGGCTATGGTGTGGTGATTTTACTGGATGATGTTTTTTCTGACCTTGATGAAGAGAGAAGGCGGTTTCTACTTAGAGATGTTTTTCGAGAGGAGCAAGTGTTTATCACGACTACTGAGTTGCAGTGGAAAAAGCTTCTGCCTGAAGAAGAAACCTGGAGTTTCTATCTGGAGAGGGGTAGAGTGATAAAAGATGCCTGA
- the dnaN gene encoding DNA polymerase III subunit beta: MKIEISREELKKAVAKVYKGVSSKPPLPVLSGILMETVGSDQIKLLASDLEMGLSFVCNASVLEEGSVVAPGKVLYNLSRLLKDKVIIQVSGNNIELSSGKSFYKLSGFPAQDFPLFPPFPDDGYYLISAERLKEAVMQTSFAVSKDETRPPLTGLQFNFTEGYLELAATDGHRLSISRVGTLESGKETRVIVPQKVAMEIVRLAEGEIKVALGDGDILFESGELTLFSRLIEGEFPEYKQVIPDNFVVTVLVDRDVLLEALERVSVVVSGEIGVVDFELSDKSLVLSCVSQDWGVAKEEIPAVIDGQGIKIAFNVKYLTDALRVISWEKVSIGISGELSPTMIFGEKEDFRYVLMPVTTRLEE, encoded by the coding sequence ATGAAAATCGAAATCTCTCGAGAGGAATTGAAAAAAGCGGTGGCTAAAGTATACAAAGGAGTATCCTCAAAACCGCCTCTACCTGTTCTCTCGGGTATCCTCATGGAGACAGTAGGTTCGGACCAAATTAAATTACTTGCTTCGGACCTGGAAATGGGCCTTTCTTTTGTTTGTAATGCGTCTGTGCTGGAAGAGGGAAGCGTGGTAGCTCCCGGAAAGGTTCTTTACAACCTTTCCAGACTTTTAAAGGATAAAGTGATTATTCAGGTTTCAGGGAACAACATTGAGTTGTCTTCTGGAAAAAGCTTTTATAAATTAAGTGGCTTTCCAGCTCAGGACTTTCCATTGTTCCCACCTTTTCCCGACGACGGTTATTATTTAATATCCGCAGAAAGACTGAAAGAGGCAGTTATGCAAACCAGCTTCGCAGTTTCTAAAGATGAAACGAGACCTCCTCTTACCGGTTTGCAATTTAACTTTACTGAAGGCTACCTTGAACTGGCAGCTACTGACGGCCATCGCTTAAGCATAAGCAGGGTGGGAACACTCGAATCAGGGAAGGAAACGCGAGTTATTGTGCCTCAGAAAGTGGCTATGGAGATTGTCCGTTTGGCAGAGGGAGAGATAAAGGTAGCACTTGGTGATGGAGACATTTTATTTGAAAGTGGAGAACTCACTCTTTTTTCGAGACTTATCGAGGGAGAATTTCCTGAGTACAAACAGGTTATTCCGGATAACTTCGTGGTTACGGTATTGGTTGATAGAGATGTGCTCCTTGAGGCCCTGGAGAGGGTTTCCGTTGTGGTTTCGGGGGAAATAGGAGTGGTGGATTTTGAGCTGAGCGATAAATCTCTCGTTTTATCCTGTGTTTCTCAGGATTGGGGAGTAGCTAAGGAGGAAATTCCAGCTGTTATAGACGGTCAGGGAATAAAAATTGCTTTCAACGTTAAATATCTCACCGATGCTTTGAGAGTGATCTCCTGGGAAAAAGTGTCCATAGGTATAAGTGGTGAATTATCTCCTACTATGATCTTCGGTGAAAAAGAAGATTTTCGATATGTGCTCATGCCAGTGACCACCCGTTTGGAAGAATAG
- the dnaA gene encoding chromosomal replication initiator protein DnaA, protein MTRESLNNLWKSALKIVEKQLSVPEFKAWIEPIIPVALVDRKLTVAVPTEFSKEKLEAKYLETIFQALQGVIAQMGNREALSNIEVVVDGKLFPETSDKRTTTVTGSNQDFEKPNLNPRYTFESFVVGNGNKFAHAAAFAVAEGPARSYNPLFIYGGVGLGKTHLMHAIGHHIIRNNPELRVVYASSEKFTNELINAIRDDKTEEFRQKYRSVDVLLIDDIQFLAGKERTQEEFFHTFNALYEAFKQIVLTSDRPPKEIPTLEDRLRSRFEWGLIADIQPPDLETRIAILRKKAELEMIEVPDEVIYFIADKIPSNIRELEGALVRIKAFCTLNQISPTVEIAQEILKDIIPRKHPKKISVAAIQKVVAEHFNIKPSAMKMKKRTKELAYPRQIAMYLARELTDLSLPSIGSEFGGRDHTTVLHAFEKIKSDMERNPQLAQEISGLIEKIKSLAE, encoded by the coding sequence ATGACTCGTGAAAGTCTTAATAACTTGTGGAAAAGTGCTCTAAAAATTGTTGAAAAACAGCTCAGCGTCCCTGAGTTTAAGGCCTGGATAGAGCCAATCATACCAGTTGCCCTTGTGGATAGGAAATTAACCGTTGCCGTACCCACCGAGTTTTCGAAGGAAAAACTGGAAGCAAAATATCTGGAAACCATATTCCAGGCCCTGCAAGGGGTAATCGCCCAAATGGGAAATCGTGAAGCGTTATCCAACATCGAAGTAGTAGTAGACGGAAAGCTTTTCCCAGAAACCAGCGACAAAAGAACAACAACAGTAACGGGTAGTAACCAGGATTTCGAAAAACCTAACTTAAATCCTCGTTATACGTTCGAAAGTTTCGTGGTGGGAAATGGTAATAAATTTGCACACGCTGCAGCTTTTGCGGTAGCTGAGGGTCCCGCTCGTTCTTACAACCCGCTTTTTATCTATGGAGGAGTGGGGTTAGGTAAAACTCACCTCATGCACGCCATAGGCCATCATATCATTCGTAATAACCCAGAACTTCGAGTCGTATATGCGTCATCAGAGAAATTCACCAACGAACTCATTAACGCCATAAGAGACGATAAAACTGAGGAGTTTAGACAAAAGTATCGTAGCGTTGACGTACTATTAATAGACGATATCCAATTCTTAGCCGGTAAAGAGAGAACCCAGGAAGAGTTTTTTCATACCTTTAATGCTTTATACGAAGCCTTTAAGCAAATTGTACTTACCAGCGATAGGCCCCCAAAAGAGATACCCACCTTAGAAGATCGTCTTCGCTCTCGATTTGAATGGGGACTTATTGCTGACATTCAACCTCCGGATCTTGAAACTCGTATCGCAATCTTACGTAAAAAAGCGGAATTGGAAATGATTGAAGTTCCCGACGAAGTTATTTATTTTATAGCAGATAAAATTCCTTCTAACATCCGGGAACTGGAAGGAGCCCTGGTTAGAATAAAAGCCTTCTGTACTCTGAATCAGATAAGCCCTACTGTAGAAATAGCCCAGGAAATTTTAAAGGACATTATCCCCCGCAAGCATCCCAAAAAAATAAGTGTGGCAGCCATTCAGAAAGTGGTAGCTGAACACTTCAATATTAAGCCTTCAGCTATGAAGATGAAAAAAAGAACTAAGGAACTGGCTTATCCTCGCCAAATCGCCATGTATCTGGCAAGGGAGCTCACCGATCTTTCCCTTCCCTCCATAGGAAGTGAGTTTGGAGGAAGAGATCACACTACTGTTCTGCACGCTTTTGAAAAAATCAAAAGCGATATGGAAAGAAATCCACAACTTGCTCAAGAAATAAGTGGATTAATAGAAAAGATCAAGTCACTGGCAGAATAA